A single region of the Schistocerca serialis cubense isolate TAMUIC-IGC-003099 chromosome 7, iqSchSeri2.2, whole genome shotgun sequence genome encodes:
- the LOC126412843 gene encoding uncharacterized protein LOC126412843, whose translation MEDSELAFVNIIKDYPAIISKSQTPAARREKADCLKEVQHRYMVNFGKEITDVQIMKKVHNMKSCIKAKTDVNKTGNIKISLKNWEQIFLKFLDGDDCNPTIHRVPGACAVGGGSTSIIPSPSNSEVADTDCMYEQESILQLPLILPADHMDLVGPEVVVPSQSPASGHESVLKRRRLSMETDETRNLSTPELQRLVLLYQLDILKRKRQKLMREEDKQ comes from the exons ATGGAAGACTCAGAATTAGCGTTTGTTAACATTATTAAAGATTACCCCGCaattatcagcaaatcacaaactcCGGCCGCAAGAAGAGAGAAAGCGGATTGTCTTAAAGAAGTTCAACACCGTTATATGGTTAATTTCGGGAAAGAAATAACGGACGTGCAGATAATGAAGAAGGTGCACAATATGAAATCCTGTATCAAGGCGAAAACGGATGTGAATAAGACGGGAAACATCAAGATTTCACTGAAAAATTGGGAgcaaatatttttaaagtttttggacGGAGATGACTGCAACCCAACTATCCACAGAGTTCCTG gaGCTTGTGCAGTAGGTGGTGGTTCCACCTCTATCATCCCATCACCAAGCAATTCGGAGGTAGCTGACACAGACTGCATGTATGAACAGGAGTCAATTTTGCAGCTACCACTAATTCTTCCAGCCGACCATATGGACCTCGTGGGCCCCGAAGTCGTCGTACCTTCACAATCGCCTGCTTCGGGGCATGAGAGTGTGCTTAAACGTCGGCGATTAAGCATGGAAACGGATGAGACACGTAATTTGTCTACTCCAGAGCTGCAAAGGCTGGTCCTATTGTATCAATTGGATATACTCAAACGCAAGCGGCAGAAATTGATGCGCGAAgaagacaaacaatga